One part of the Marmota flaviventris isolate mMarFla1 chromosome 4, mMarFla1.hap1, whole genome shotgun sequence genome encodes these proteins:
- the Olfm4 gene encoding olfactomedin-4 gives MLGQRCSIETSGMAVSKTRNYLSVFQFYEKSLQADAPQSFSNFTGSVDERGTCQCSVSLPDTTFPANRVERLEYIAHTLSVKFEKELSKVKKYVQLISVYEKKLLNLTVRVEIMEKDSISYTELDFELIKIEVSEMKKLIIRLKENFVGSTEIVDQLEEEIRNMSLLVEDLETLDKNNVLAIRREIAALKNKLKECETSKEENYPVILPPAPGSCSHGGVMNISKPSVVQLNWRGFSFLYGAWGRDYSPQNPKTGQYWVAPLETNGRTLQYYRLHDTLDDLLLYSNARSSQIGYGQGSGTAVYNNNMYVNWYNTGNIAKINLTTNRVAVTRALPNAAYNNRFSYANVAWQDIDFAVDEHGLWVIYATEASTGNIVISKLNDTTLEVLNTWFTKQYKPSVSNAFMVCGVLYATRTLNTRTEEIFYYYDTNTGKEGHLSITMNKVKERVQSINYHPFDQKLYVYNDGYLLNYNLIFLQQPQETARH, from the exons ATGTTGGGACAGAGATGTTCAATAGAAACCAGTGGAATGGCTGTCAGCAAGACTCGTAATTATTTGTCTGTCTTTCAG TTCTATGAAAAGTCCCTTCAGGCTGATGCTCCACAG TCATTTTCCAATTTCACCGGCTCTGTGGATGAACGTGGAACCTGCCAGTGCTCTGTTTCTCTGCCAGACACCACCTTTCCTGCGAACCGAGTGGAACGCTTGGAGTACATAGCTCACACCCTGTCTGTGAAGTTTGAGAAGGAGCTTTCTAAA GTGAAGAAATATGTTCAATTAATCAGTGTGTATGAAAAGAAACTCTTAAACCTAACTGTCCGAGTAGAGATCATGGAGAAGGATAGCATTTCTTACACAGAACTGGACTTTGAGCTGATCAAGATAGAAGTGAGCGAGATGAAGAAACTGATCATACGGCTGAAGGAGAATTTTGTTGGAAGCACAGAAATTGTTGACCAGCTGGAAGAGGAG atAAGGAATATGTCTCTCCTGGTAGAGGATCTGGAGACACTAGACAAAAACAATGTCCTTGCCATTCGCCGAGAAATCGCAGCCCTAAAGAACAAGCTGAAGGAATGTGAGACCTCTAAAGAGGAAAACTATCCAGTCATCCTGCCTCCTGCTCCAG GAAGCTGTAGTCACGGTGGTGTGATGAACATCAGCAAACCGTCTGTGGTTCAGCTCAACTGGAGAGGGTTTTCCTTTCTTTACGGTGCCTGGGGTCGGGATTACTCTCCCCAGAATCCAAAGACAGGGCAGTATTGGGTGGCGCCTTTGGAGACGAATGGGAGGACATTGCAATATTACAGACTCCACGACACTCTGGATGATTTGCTATTGTACTCAAATGCTCGAAGCTCTCAGATTGGCTATGGCCAAGGCAGTGGTACAGCAGTTTACAACAACAACATGTATGTTAATTGGTACAACACTGGGAATATTGCCAAAATTAACCTGACCACTAACAGGGTTGCTGTGACTCGAGCGTTGCCTAATGCTGCCTATAATAACCGTTTTTCATACGCTAATGTTGCTTGGCAAGATATTGACTTTGCTGTGGATGAGCATGGACTGTGGGTGATTTATGCCACGGAAGCCAGCACTGGTAACATAGTGATAAGCAAACTCAATGACACCACCCTCGAGGTGCTGAATACTTGGTTTACGAAGCAGTACAAACCGTCTGTTTCTAATGCCTTCATGGTTTGTGGGGTTCTCTATGCCACCCGTACATTGAACACCAGAACAGAAGAGATTTTTTACTACTATGACACAAACACAGGGAAAGAAGGGCATCTGAGCATTACAATGAATAAGGTGAAGGAAAGAGTGCAGAGCATCAATTATCACCCCTTTGACCAAAAACTCTATGTCTATAATGATGGCTACCTTCTGAATTATAATCTTATCTTCCTACAGCAACCCCAGGAAACTGCTAGGCATTAg